In one Andrena cerasifolii isolate SP2316 chromosome 2, iyAndCera1_principal, whole genome shotgun sequence genomic region, the following are encoded:
- the LOC143378554 gene encoding cytochrome P450 4g15-like — protein sequence MEVATITTTYWQTAVFYTLLSASTILLGIYFYIESLRVVRLGHKLPGPKTVPIIGNALLTLGVHPDHVLEKILKYDVFGPVVRAFLGKKLVVFLYHPRDVEIILSSSVHIDKSPEYRYFKPWLGDGLLISSGEKWRSHRKIIAPTFHLNVLKTFVPLFYENSRDLVIRLRQQVGKEFDCHDYLSAVTVDILLETAMGLRESEKHKTGYDYAMAVMNMCDIIHRRQYNVNLRFDFIFQFTKFAKQQENLLNTIHGLTSRVIQKKKQEAYRKICASTGEEQKRPTESAASQDATEKNSSNEKDKGATKMHYVRDDLDDIDDNDVGEKRRLAFLDLMLELSRNGAQLSDNEIKEEVDTIMFEGHDTTAAGSSFVLCVLGIHQDIQDRVYEELDSIFKGSDRPCTFQDTLEMKYLERVIFETLRLFPPVPAIARLLNEDVKLVTKNYVLPKGCTVLILPYRVHRLEEFYPNPEQFDPDNFLPERMQRRHYYSFIPFSAGPRSCVGRKYALLKLKVLLSTILRNYKILSDLTEKDFRLKIDIILKRVDGFRIKIEPRNKSSEGVRA from the exons ATGGAGGTGGCGACGATAACAACAACCTACTGGCAAACAGCTGTTTTTTACACCCTCCTTTCCGCGTCTACCATTTTACTTGGTATCTACTTTTACATCGAGAGTTTACGAGTCGTTCGTTTGGGACATAAGCTGCCAG GACCAAAAACAGTGCCAATTATAGGAAATGCATTACTCACGTTGGGCGTGCATCCAGATcatgttttggaaaaaatacttaaatatgatGTATTCGGGCCTGTAGTTCGAGCTTTCTTGGGAAAGAAATTAGTGGTCTTCCTGTATCACCCTCGTGATGTTGAAATCATTCTCAGTAGCTCAGTTCATATCGATAAGTCTCCAGAGTACAG ATACTTCAAGCCTTGGCTGGGAGACGGCTTGCTCATTAGCTCTGGTGAAAAATGGAGATCGCACAGGAAAATAATAGCGCCTACATTCCACTTGAACGTATTAAAAACATTCGTTCCATTATTTTATGAAAACAGCAGAGATTTAGTAATACGACTGCGCCAACAAGTAGGAAAAGAATTTGACTGCCACGATTATTTATCAGCAGTCACCGTTGATATTTTATTGGAAACAGCAATGGGTCTAAGGGAATCTGAGAAACATAAAACTGGTTATGATTACGCTATGGCTGTGATGAA TATGTGCGACATCATTCATCGACGACAGTACAACGTGAATCTGAGATTCGACTTTATCTTCCAATTCACAAAGTTCGCGAAGCAACAAGAGAATCTGCTGAACACCATCCATGGCTTAACCTCGAGGGTAATTCAAAAGAAAAAGCAAGAAGCTTATAGGAAAATCTGCGCGAGTACTGGGGAGGAACAGAAGAGGCCGACAGAAAGTGCAGCGTCGCAAGATGCTACGGAGAAAAATTCGAGTAACGAGAAAGATAAGGGAGCGACGAAAATGCACTACGTGAGGGACGATCTTGATGATATCGACGACAATGATGTGGGCGAGAAACGTAGGCTCGCCTTTTTGGATCTCATGCTGGAGCTTTCGAGAAATGGCGCGCAACTCAGTGACAACGAAATCAAGGAAGAAGTCGACACCATTATGTTTGAG GGGCATGACACCACCGCTGCGGGTTCTAGTTTTGTTCTGTGCGTACTCGGTATACATCAAGATATCCAG GATCGTGTGTACGAGGAATTGGATTCTATTTTCAAAGGATCTGACCGACCTTGCACGTTCCAAGATACTTTGGAAATGAAATACCTGGAaagagttattttcgaaactctGAGGCTTTTTCCACCAGTGCCAGCCATTGCAAGGTTACTTAACGAAGACGTTAAACTTG TGACTAAGAACTACGTGCTGCCAAAAGGTTGTACTGTTCTAATTTTACCGTACAGGGTTCATCGTTTAGAGGAATTCTATCCGAACCCAGAACAGTTCGACCCTGACAATTTTTTGCCAGAACGAATGCAGAGGAGACATTACTATTCCTTCATTCCCTTCAGCGCAGGACCCAG atcgtGCGTGGGAAGGAAATACGCGCTGTTAAAGTTGAAGGTCTTATTGTCGACGATCCTGCGGAACTACAAGATCCTGTCGGATCTCACAGAAAAGGACTTCCGGCTGAAGATTGACATTATTCTCAAGAGGGTAGACGGGTTCCGAATAAAAATTGAGCCACGAAATAAAAGCAGTGAAGGGGTCCGTGCCTAA
- the LOC143378555 gene encoding cytochrome c iso-1/iso-2 encodes MGDAVRGKVLFVRMCAMCHTDDKNGKHRIGPNLFGIMGKTCGTTPGFMYTDSMQKKAIIWDEALMNDFLESPRKIIPGTRMVFIGVKNMEQRRDIVAYLTTLK; translated from the exons ATGGGAGATGCAGTCAGAGGAAAAGTTCTGTTTGTAAGAATGTGTGCGATGTGCCATACCGATGACAAAAATGGTAAACACAGAATAGGTCCTAATCTTTTTGGCATTATGGGCAAGACCTGTGGTA cTACTCCTGGATTTATGTACACGGATTCTATGCAAAAGAAAGCAATTATTTGGGACGAGGCCCTGATGAATGATTTCTTGGAGTCCCCCAGAAAAATTATTCCCGGTACAAGAATGGTATTCATAGGTGTCAAAAATATGGAACAGCGCAGAGACATAGTAGCTTACTTAACAACGTTAAAATAA